In Deinococcus sp. HSC-46F16, the following are encoded in one genomic region:
- the treS gene encoding maltose alpha-D-glucosyltransferase: MTQAQPSPQPEWYKSAVFYELSVRTFADGNGDGKGDFPGLTGRLDYLRSLGVDCLWLLPWYPSPLRDDGYDVADYTDIHPDLGTLDDFKVFLREAHARGLRVIGDLVTNHTSSDHPWFQAARRGPTLPDGSPNEYHDYYVWSDTGTEYADARIIFTDTETSNWTLDEGCGRYYWHRFFSSQPDLNFDNPRVVEELIGALRFWLDLGLDGFRVDAVPYLIEREGTNCENLPETHAILRQLRRVVDEEYPGRLLLAEANQWPEDVVEYFGTEAYPEFHMCFNFPVMPRLYMSLKREDTTSIREIMGRLPEIPSFGQWATFLRNHDELTLEMVTDDERAFMYAAYAPDHRMKINVGIRRRLAPLLDNDRRRIELLHTVLLALPGSPILYYGDEIGMGDNLTLSDRNGVRTPMQWNAGISGGFSTALPDQCFYPPIQDPVYGYGRVNVAAQEQDPGSLLKWLSRQLELRRAHPTFAQGDLTFIETGNPAILAFTRQHDGETLLIISNFAGSAQAALLDLSAHVGRVPVTLAGGSHFPVVGEGPYPVLMGKHEYYWLKLTGVR, encoded by the coding sequence ATGACGCAGGCACAGCCTTCCCCCCAACCCGAGTGGTACAAGAGCGCCGTCTTCTACGAACTCTCGGTCCGCACCTTCGCGGACGGCAACGGCGACGGCAAGGGCGATTTTCCCGGCCTGACCGGGCGGCTGGATTACCTGCGGTCGCTGGGGGTGGACTGCCTATGGCTGCTGCCCTGGTACCCCAGCCCCCTGCGCGACGACGGCTACGACGTGGCCGACTACACCGATATCCACCCCGACCTCGGCACGCTCGACGACTTCAAGGTCTTCCTGCGCGAGGCGCACGCGCGGGGCCTGCGGGTGATCGGGGACCTGGTAACGAACCACACGTCCTCCGACCATCCCTGGTTTCAGGCGGCGCGGCGCGGCCCCACCCTGCCCGACGGCAGCCCCAACGAGTACCACGACTACTACGTCTGGAGCGACACGGGCACCGAGTACGCGGACGCCCGCATCATCTTCACCGACACCGAGACGAGCAACTGGACGCTGGACGAGGGGTGCGGCCGCTACTACTGGCACCGTTTCTTCTCCAGCCAGCCCGACCTCAACTTCGACAACCCGCGCGTGGTGGAGGAACTGATCGGCGCCCTGCGGTTCTGGCTGGACCTCGGGCTGGACGGCTTCCGGGTGGATGCGGTGCCCTACCTGATCGAGCGCGAGGGGACCAACTGCGAGAACCTGCCCGAGACGCACGCGATCCTGCGCCAGCTTCGCCGGGTGGTGGACGAGGAGTACCCCGGCCGCCTGCTGCTCGCGGAGGCCAACCAGTGGCCGGAAGACGTGGTGGAGTACTTCGGCACCGAGGCGTACCCCGAGTTCCACATGTGCTTCAACTTTCCGGTGATGCCCCGGCTGTACATGAGCCTCAAGCGGGAGGACACGACCTCCATCCGCGAGATCATGGGCCGCCTGCCGGAGATTCCGTCCTTCGGGCAGTGGGCGACCTTCCTGCGCAACCACGACGAGCTGACGCTGGAGATGGTCACCGACGACGAGCGGGCTTTCATGTACGCGGCCTACGCGCCCGACCACCGCATGAAGATCAACGTGGGCATCCGCCGCCGCCTCGCCCCGTTGCTGGACAACGACCGCCGCCGCATCGAGCTGCTGCACACGGTCCTGCTGGCGCTGCCCGGCAGCCCGATCCTTTACTACGGCGACGAGATCGGCATGGGCGACAACCTGACCCTCTCTGACCGCAACGGCGTCCGCACCCCGATGCAGTGGAACGCCGGGATCAGCGGCGGCTTCTCGACTGCCCTACCCGACCAGTGCTTCTACCCACCCATTCAGGACCCGGTGTACGGCTACGGGCGTGTGAACGTGGCCGCGCAGGAGCAGGACCCCGGCAGCCTGCTGAAATGGCTCTCGCGCCAGCTCGAGCTGCGCCGCGCCCACCCGACCTTCGCGCAGGGGGACCTCACCTTTATCGAGACGGGCAACCCGGCCATTCTCGCCTTTACCCGCCAGCACGACGGGGAGACCCTGCTGATCATTTCCAACTTCGCCGGAAGTGCCCAGGCCGCGCTCCTGGACCTCTCGGCGCACGTGGGCCGCGTGCCCGTCACCCTGGCGGGCGGCAGCCACTTCCCGGTGGTGGGGGAGGGGCCGTACCCGGTGCTGATGGGCAAGCACGAGTACTACTGGCTGAAGCTGACGGGGGTGAGGTAA
- a CDS encoding Bax inhibitor-1/YccA family protein, with protein sequence MQLTATRTENLVRTFMARTYSWMAAGLALTAGVAYLTAQNEVLAAQVFGWRWGLIIAQLVIVFALSGLAHRMNSAVAGMLFIAYAALTGLTFSSLLIAYDPSAVTAAFLTTAGTFGAMSVAGFVIKKDLSGMGRFFMFAVIGLFIAMIVNMFVASSALTLGLSVIGVLLFAGLTVYDTQMLRNLALSGVTGEMAERAAINGALALYLDFVNMFLFLLRLFGFAGGSDD encoded by the coding sequence ATGCAACTGACCGCAACCCGGACGGAAAATCTGGTTCGCACCTTCATGGCGCGGACGTACTCGTGGATGGCGGCGGGCCTGGCCCTCACGGCGGGCGTTGCCTACCTGACGGCCCAGAACGAGGTGCTCGCCGCGCAGGTCTTCGGCTGGCGCTGGGGCCTGATCATCGCGCAACTCGTGATCGTGTTCGCGCTGAGCGGGCTGGCGCACCGCATGAACAGCGCGGTCGCGGGGATGCTCTTCATCGCCTACGCCGCATTGACGGGCCTGACCTTCAGCTCGCTGCTGATCGCCTACGACCCCTCGGCGGTGACGGCGGCCTTCCTGACCACGGCGGGCACCTTTGGGGCGATGAGCGTGGCGGGCTTCGTGATCAAGAAGGACCTCAGCGGGATGGGGCGCTTTTTCATGTTCGCGGTGATTGGCCTGTTCATCGCCATGATCGTCAACATGTTCGTAGCGAGCAGCGCCCTGACCCTGGGTCTGAGCGTGATCGGCGTGCTGCTGTTCGCGGGCCTGACCGTCTACGACACCCAGATGCTGCGCAACCTCGCGCTGAGCGGCGTGACGGGTGAGATGGCCGAGCGGGCGGCGATCAACGGGGCGCTGGCCCTGTACCTGGATTTCGTCAATATGTTCCTGTTCCTCCTGCGCCTGTTCGGGTTCGCGGGTGGCAGCGACGACTGA
- the treY gene encoding malto-oligosyltrehalose synthase, with protein sequence MTDGATPHVPSSTYRLQLHAGFDFAAARRLLPYLARLGVTDVYLSPIWTSAPGSGHGYDVTDHASVNPALGGEAGLRRLAARARELGLGLIVDFVPNHMGIQGGHNPYWEDVLTHGQASRYAHFFDISWQPLKRALENKVLLPVLGEQYGRILERGELVLGREGGVFFLTYWERRLPISPRTLARPLTALATELTGTLPAADHAELASVARAAANLPVSTSADLTDADRLARAQESEVITRRLGALAETSRSVRTALDRMVAETNADPARLDALIQDQNYRLASWRVAAEQINYRRFFDINDLAALRMEDPRVFEWAHAKLFELIGDGVLQGVRLDHTDGLYDPAGYFVALQRGAARALGREWEPGQALPVYVVAEKILEPGEKLPEDWAIHGTTGYDFLAQLNGTLVDGASEEEVTAIYRRFTGDREGYGDHLYRGKHLIQRVSLPGEVNVLAEHLERLAEADLRFRDFTLSGLREVIRETIAAFPVYRTYVREGGEREPGDDAKIEHAIRDAKAHRAAAGRDLDPSLFDFLEAVLKLDAPDEATRERYAGFALKFQQLTGPVTAKGAEDTAFYRYARLLSLNEVGGDPGLFGTPPRAFHRDAQARAERWPHAMLATSTHDTKRGEDTRARISVLSELPQTWAAYLSGWSGLLRGFEVETATGRAPSALDTYTFLQNALGAYPLDGRLEDFPDRLADYALKAAREAKLRTSWAAGDAEYEEALTRVVRGLLADERFSRDLAELHRRISPYGAQNGLSAALVRLTAPGVPDTYQGAEGWNQSLVDPDNRRPVDYGWRTRTLARIEKRHAEDPARLATDLLARYEDGGVKLLVTWAALQARRAHPELFAQGSYRPIEAGKYLLAFAREHSAREHRDEVAVIVAPRLTYTLTREKTPWALGEVWGNRQLTLPRPGTYRNVLTGERLRVRGEKVPVAKVLETFPLALLVRE encoded by the coding sequence ATGACCGACGGCGCCACCCCCCACGTTCCGTCCTCCACCTACCGCCTCCAGCTCCACGCGGGCTTCGACTTCGCGGCCGCCCGCCGCCTGCTGCCGTATCTCGCGCGGCTGGGCGTGACGGACGTGTACCTCTCGCCGATCTGGACGAGTGCGCCGGGGAGTGGCCACGGCTACGACGTGACCGACCACGCTTCAGTCAACCCGGCCCTGGGCGGCGAGGCGGGGCTGCGGCGGCTCGCGGCGCGGGCGCGGGAACTCGGGCTGGGCCTGATCGTGGACTTCGTGCCCAACCACATGGGCATTCAGGGCGGCCACAACCCCTACTGGGAGGACGTGCTGACCCACGGGCAGGCCAGCCGCTACGCGCACTTCTTCGACATCTCGTGGCAGCCGCTCAAGCGGGCGCTGGAGAACAAGGTGCTGCTGCCGGTGCTGGGCGAGCAGTACGGGCGGATTCTGGAACGCGGTGAACTCGTGCTGGGCCGCGAAGGCGGCGTCTTCTTCCTGACCTACTGGGAGCGCCGATTGCCGATCTCGCCGCGCACGCTGGCCCGGCCGCTGACGGCGCTGGCGACCGAGCTGACGGGGACGCTCCCGGCCGCCGACCACGCCGAACTCGCCTCGGTCGCGCGGGCGGCGGCGAACCTGCCCGTCTCGACGAGTGCTGACCTCACCGACGCCGACCGCCTCGCGCGGGCGCAGGAGTCGGAGGTCATCACCCGGCGGCTGGGGGCGCTGGCGGAGACGTCGCGCTCAGTGCGGACGGCGCTCGACCGGATGGTGGCGGAGACGAACGCCGACCCCGCCCGGCTCGACGCGCTGATTCAGGACCAGAATTACCGCCTCGCCTCGTGGCGGGTCGCGGCTGAGCAGATCAACTACCGCCGCTTCTTCGACATCAACGACCTCGCGGCGCTGCGGATGGAGGACCCGCGCGTCTTCGAGTGGGCGCACGCCAAGCTGTTCGAGTTGATCGGGGATGGGGTGCTTCAGGGCGTGCGGCTGGACCACACCGACGGCCTGTACGACCCCGCCGGGTACTTCGTGGCCTTGCAACGGGGGGCGGCGCGGGCGCTGGGGCGCGAGTGGGAGCCGGGCCAGGCGCTCCCCGTCTACGTGGTCGCCGAGAAGATTCTGGAACCCGGGGAGAAGTTGCCCGAAGACTGGGCGATTCACGGCACCACCGGGTATGACTTCCTCGCGCAACTGAACGGCACCCTCGTGGACGGGGCCAGCGAGGAGGAGGTCACCGCGATCTACCGCCGCTTCACCGGGGACCGGGAGGGCTACGGCGACCACCTCTACCGGGGCAAGCACCTGATTCAGCGCGTCTCGCTGCCCGGCGAGGTCAACGTGCTCGCCGAGCATCTGGAACGGCTGGCCGAGGCGGACCTGAGATTCCGCGACTTCACGCTGAGCGGGCTGCGCGAGGTGATCCGCGAGACCATCGCCGCCTTCCCCGTCTACCGCACCTATGTCCGCGAGGGCGGCGAGCGCGAACCCGGCGACGACGCCAAGATCGAACACGCGATCCGCGACGCGAAGGCGCACCGGGCGGCAGCGGGGCGCGACCTCGACCCCAGCCTCTTCGACTTTCTGGAGGCGGTGCTGAAGTTGGACGCCCCCGACGAAGCCACCCGCGAGCGTTACGCGGGTTTCGCGCTGAAGTTCCAGCAGCTCACCGGGCCGGTCACGGCGAAGGGGGCCGAGGACACCGCCTTCTACCGCTACGCGCGGCTGCTCTCGCTGAACGAGGTGGGCGGCGATCCGGGGCTGTTCGGCACGCCGCCCAGGGCCTTTCACCGGGACGCGCAGGCCCGCGCCGAGCGGTGGCCCCACGCCATGCTCGCCACGTCCACCCACGACACCAAACGCGGCGAGGACACCCGCGCCCGCATCTCGGTGCTCTCTGAGTTGCCGCAGACGTGGGCGGCGTACCTCAGCGGCTGGTCGGGCCTGCTGCGCGGCTTCGAGGTGGAGACGGCGACGGGCCGCGCCCCCTCCGCGCTGGACACCTACACCTTTCTGCAAAACGCGCTGGGGGCCTACCCACTGGACGGGCGACTGGAGGACTTCCCCGACCGCCTGGCCGACTACGCCCTCAAGGCCGCCCGCGAAGCCAAGCTGCGAACGAGTTGGGCCGCTGGCGACGCCGAGTACGAGGAAGCACTGACGAGGGTGGTGCGCGGCCTGCTGGCCGACGAGCGCTTCTCGCGCGACCTCGCCGAGCTGCACCGCCGTATCAGCCCGTATGGGGCGCAGAACGGCCTCTCGGCGGCGCTCGTGCGCCTGACTGCCCCCGGCGTCCCCGACACCTACCAGGGCGCCGAGGGCTGGAACCAGAGCCTGGTGGACCCCGACAACCGCCGCCCGGTGGACTACGGGTGGCGTACCCGGACGCTGGCCCGCATCGAGAAACGTCACGCGGAGGACCCCGCCCGCCTCGCCACCGACCTCCTCGCCCGCTACGAGGACGGTGGGGTCAAGCTGCTGGTGACCTGGGCGGCCCTGCAAGCCCGCCGCGCCCACCCGGAGCTGTTTGCCCAGGGCAGTTACCGTCCCATCGAGGCCGGGAAGTACCTCCTCGCTTTCGCCAGAGAACACAGCGCCCGCGAGCATAGGGACGAGGTGGCCGTCATCGTCGCCCCGCGCCTGACCTACACCCTGACCCGTGAGAAGACCCCCTGGGCGCTGGGCGAGGTCTGGGGCAACCGCCAGCTCACCCTGCCGCGCCCCGGCACCTACCGCAACGTGCTGACGGGCGAACGCCTGCGCGTGCGCGGCGAGAAGGTCCCCGTGGCGAAGGTGCTGGAGACGTTCCCGCTGGCGCTGCTGGTGCGGGAGTAG
- the treZ gene encoding malto-oligosyltrehalose trehalohydrolase, producing MRSTLPSAPAGALSSPPAPRLGAELLPGGAGTRFRVWTTTAQEVAVRVGGTDHPMTALGDNIHEVTLPVGAGTRYQFVLNGQAWPDPYARFLPDGVHGEAEVVDPTAYGWQHTGWRGLPLSECVFYELHIGTFTPEGTYRAAMERLSELAELGVTALQVMPLASFPGSRGWGYDGVALYAPYAPYGRPEDLKAFVDAAHGHGLAVFLDAVYNHFGPDGNYLGVYSPGYFTERFHTPWGAGLDYAEPHMRRLITDNARMWLHEYRLDGLRLDATQEMQDDSPVHILRELADRVHELGGTKVLLAEDYRNLPELVTEMHLDGMWVDDFHHVMRVTLTGDRDGYYQHYEGGAAALTHVLNRGWVYEGQHWAEWNGPRGQPADGLEAPSFVYFIQNHDQIGNRAVGDRVHHLERVTPAMYRGASTLLLTLPMTPLLFMGQEWAASSPFPFFSDHHGELGRLVSEGRKKEFGHFEGFSGEDVLDPQAEETFRQAKLDWDERETGEHARTLALYRTLLRLRREDPVLRGRERRTLTAGHAGDVVWVRRVTEAGERLLLWNVGREAVGAASLTLPFPLPPRIVLHSEGRPDLRLERGEAVLLGSEG from the coding sequence TTCCCCACCTGCGCCCCGACTGGGGGCCGAACTGCTGCCCGGCGGCGCGGGCACCCGCTTCCGCGTCTGGACGACCACCGCGCAGGAGGTCGCCGTGCGCGTGGGCGGCACCGACCATCCCATGACCGCACTGGGGGACAACATCCATGAAGTCACCCTGCCCGTGGGCGCGGGCACCCGCTACCAGTTCGTGCTGAACGGGCAGGCGTGGCCCGACCCCTATGCCCGCTTCCTGCCGGACGGGGTTCACGGCGAGGCGGAAGTGGTGGACCCCACCGCCTACGGGTGGCAGCACACCGGCTGGCGCGGCCTGCCCCTCTCCGAGTGCGTCTTTTACGAGCTGCACATCGGCACCTTTACCCCGGAGGGCACCTACCGGGCGGCGATGGAGCGGCTGTCCGAGTTGGCAGAACTGGGCGTGACCGCGCTTCAGGTGATGCCGCTGGCCTCGTTTCCCGGCTCGCGTGGGTGGGGGTACGACGGCGTGGCCCTCTATGCCCCCTATGCCCCGTACGGCCGCCCCGAGGACCTGAAGGCGTTCGTGGACGCGGCGCACGGGCACGGGCTGGCCGTGTTCCTCGACGCCGTGTACAACCACTTCGGGCCGGACGGCAATTACCTCGGCGTCTACAGTCCGGGGTACTTCACCGAGCGCTTTCACACCCCCTGGGGCGCGGGGCTGGACTACGCGGAGCCGCACATGCGCCGCCTGATCACGGACAACGCCCGGATGTGGCTGCACGAGTACCGCCTTGACGGGCTGCGGCTGGACGCCACCCAGGAGATGCAGGACGACTCGCCGGTCCACATCCTGCGCGAGCTGGCCGACCGGGTTCACGAGCTGGGGGGCACGAAGGTGCTGCTCGCCGAGGATTACCGCAACCTGCCGGAGCTGGTCACCGAAATGCACCTCGACGGCATGTGGGTGGACGATTTCCACCACGTCATGCGCGTGACCCTCACTGGGGACCGCGACGGCTACTACCAGCATTACGAGGGCGGAGCGGCGGCGCTGACGCACGTGCTGAACCGGGGCTGGGTCTACGAGGGCCAGCACTGGGCCGAATGGAACGGGCCGCGTGGTCAGCCCGCCGACGGTCTGGAGGCCCCCTCCTTCGTCTACTTCATCCAGAACCACGACCAGATCGGCAACCGGGCGGTGGGCGACCGGGTTCACCACCTGGAGCGCGTCACCCCCGCCATGTACCGGGGCGCGTCCACCCTGCTGCTCACGCTGCCGATGACCCCGCTGCTGTTCATGGGCCAAGAGTGGGCGGCGTCCAGCCCCTTCCCCTTTTTCAGCGACCACCACGGCGAGCTGGGGCGGCTGGTGTCGGAGGGCCGCAAGAAGGAATTCGGCCACTTCGAGGGGTTCTCCGGGGAGGACGTGCTCGACCCGCAGGCGGAGGAGACGTTCCGGCAGGCGAAACTCGACTGGGACGAGCGTGAGACAGGCGAACACGCCCGGACGTTGGCGCTGTACCGCACCCTGCTGCGCCTGCGCCGCGAGGACCCGGTGCTGCGGGGCCGCGAGCGCCGCACCCTGACCGCCGGACACGCCGGGGACGTGGTGTGGGTGCGGCGGGTCACGGAGGCGGGCGAACGCCTGCTGCTGTGGAACGTGGGCCGGGAGGCGGTGGGCGCTGCCAGCCTGACCCTCCCCTTTCCCCTCCCGCCCCGTATTGTCCTCCACTCGGAAGGCCGCCCCGACCTCCGTTTGGAGCGCGGCGAGGCGGTCCTGCTAGGGTCGGAAGGATGA